Genomic window (Chloroflexota bacterium):
TGGCTGGAGGAACAACGCCAGCAGGCCCGCCAGGTCCTGCGCCTGCTGGACATCGCCTATGTGGTCATTCACCGCGATCGCGTCCCGGCCACCCTGGAACGCTACGTGGCCACGATCCTGCCGGTGGAGCTGATCGCGACGGAAGGGGACATCGCGCTCTACCGGGTGCGGCGCGACCAGCTGCCCCCCCTCGACGAGATCGACCTGACCAGCCCGCAGGGGCGGCTGGCCCTGGGCGAGGGGTGGAGCCCGGCGGCCACGCAGCTGGCGGATATCCCCGCCGCCGTGTGGGCCCAGCGACGGGAGGTGCGCCTGCAGGTCCCCGCATCGGCGGATGTCCAGGGGATCGAGATCCGCATGTACGCGCCGGGCCCCGGACAGGAGGCCAGCCTCATCGTGAACGGGCGTGAGGTGGATCGACAACCCGTGCCGGAGACATGGGGATGGGTGCGCTTCACCTGGCGGTCCGCCCTCCATACGGAGGGGATGCTCGCCATGCGGCTGCGGTTCTCCCAACGCTACGATCTGCCGGACATCCTGGCTGATCCGCTGATCCTCCCCGATCGGAGCCGGGTGGGCGGGACCATCGCCATCCGCAGCGCGGGCGAGGAGGTGGGCAACTTCGCCCACATCTACGTCAACGGGGTGGACCGATCGCCGAATCGGCGCGGGTACAACCTGGCGCTCCTGGACCCGACGACCGCCCAGGTGCTCGGGACGGCCTCCTTCGACACGCACGCCAGCGCACAGGCCAGCCAGGCCATGGCTGACTGGCTGCGCTCGGTTCCCGAGGGTGTGTGGGTGCTGGGCGCGGTGAAGGACGAGGCCTCGCTGAACCTGACGGAGCCGGCCGTGCAGGCCCTGCGCGAGATCGGGGTGATCACGGATCTGCGGGGACGGTTCCGTTGGAGCCACGCGTTCATCGGCGCCAGAGGCTGGGAGCCCGGCCGGGCGTGGGAGCAGGTCGAGGCCATCCGGCCGGCAAGCCTGGCGATCGGCGCCCCGCTGAGCCGGCCGGGCGCCGCGGCCGCGGCCACCACCCTGCGAGCGATCCCGGCCACGGATCACGAATGAAGGGGAAAGGGACCTGATTCGGGGATAGGATGATGGATCGCCCCCCTCCCAGAGCAGGCGGAGCTCCCATGCTCCGCCTGCGGTGGCATGGGGGCCGCCGCAGGCGATTCCCCTTGTTCGCGCGCTCAGAGTCTCCAACGGGACCCCGAGGAGGTCCCTTTGGAAATGCGCTCTGCCCTTTGTTGCCCAACACAAAGTTTTATACTATAATTTGGATGTTGCGAGCGCTAACTGTGCTTGCAACGAGGAGTGACGAACGGTGGAAACATCTCAACAGCCGGTTCGAGTCGCCCTGGTGGGGTGCGGATACTGGGGGCCGAACCTGGCCCGCAACTTCTACCAGATACCGGACGCCGAGCTGGTGGCGTGCTGCGACCTGAACGCCCAGACGCTACAGAAGATGGCGCAGCTTTACCCCGGAGCGCGCATGACCAACGATTTCGGATCGGTCTGCGCGGACGAAACCGTGGACGCGATCGCCATCGCCACGCCCGCCCGCACCCACTACGCCCTGGCAAAGGCGGCCCTCCAAAGCGGCAAACACGTGTTCGTCGAAAAGCCGCTCGCGCTCAGCGTTCAGGAGGCGAGTGAACTCGTGGATCTGGCCGAGGCGAAGGGCCGTGTGCTTATGGTCGGGCACATCTTCCAATACAACCCGGCCGTCCGCTACATCAAGCGCCTCATCGATGACGGGGAGCTGGGCCAGATCTATTACCTCTACTCCACGAGAGTGAACCTGGGACGCGTGCAGAGCGATATCAACGCCCTTTGGAGCATCGCCCCCCACGACGTCTCCATTCTGCTCTATCTACTGGGAAGCGAGCCGGAGTGGGTCAGTGCCCGCGGGGCCACGTATCTGACGGATGGGATCGAGGACGTGGTCTTCATCGATCTGGGATTCCCAGGGGAGATCCTGGCGCACGTACACGTCAGCTGGCTGGACCCCAGCAAGGTGAGGCGGATGACCATCGTGGGGAGCAAACAGATGGTCATATACGATGACGTCGCGGACGAGGGGAAGGTCAAGCTTTATGAGAAGGGCGTGTACCGCAAGGAGGAGCCGGGATTCGGAGAGTTCCAATACCGGGTTCACACCGGCGCCATCACGATCCCGAAACTGGACCTCGTGGAGCCCCTGCGGGTGGAATGTGAGCACTTCATACAGTGCGTGAGGGAGAACCGTCGCCCCGAGACGGACGGCGAGAACGGATTGCAGGTCGTCCGCATACTGGAGGCCGCCCATGCCTCTTTGAAGCAAAACGGGCAGCCCCATCCGGTGAAACGCGCACGTGCACAAGCGTAGGGTTTCTGCGGTCTACCAGCTGTACTTCCGCATCGCGGGCGTGGGAGTGCTCGTGGGCAGGATGCGCACGCGTGGGGACACGCCCGCAGGCGGGGCGGATCGCATTCCGATCTCCGGGATCGTCCGGAGCATCGGCGTCGGGGATCGCAGTACCGCCGTCGGGGTCGGACGCACCTCACGAGGCTCGGACAGCACCGGCGGGGCCCACGTCGGCCGCAGAGTGGGCTCCTGCGCCCCTCGCGTCCCCTCCCGGGCGGGCATCGCACCCACGGGGCACGGGACTTTGGGGATACGCAGCACCTGCCCGACGTACAGGCGGCTGAAGACGGAAAGATCGTTCGCCTTCATCAGATCCCACGGCAACACCCGGAACTTGCGAGCCACCTTAAAGAGCCAATCGCCTTTCTGCACCACGTACAGGCAAGCCCCGGAGGCAACGGGCGCCCGGCCGGCCAGGGGAGCGTTCCCGCCTTCAACCTGGAATTCGGCCCGCGACGAACCGCCCGCCGGGGGTACGCCGGGTGAGGTCGGGATGATGAGCTTCTGCCCCACACGAATGAGATTGGGATCGGGGAGATGATTCAGCTGCTGAAGTCTCTCTACGGAGGTGTGATAACGCCGGGCAATGCTGTACAGCGTGTCGCCCGGGCGCACGATGTACGTATCCGGGTTGGACGCGGCCTGCGCCGGGCTCGCCCACGCCCCGAACCCGCTCGATACGATGAAGATGCAGAGGAACAGTACAGACAGGAATACATAGGTACGTTGCACCTGCATGGGGACCTCAGGGAGTCCCTGCGGGGGACAAAGTGGCGGGATAAGACCGAAAAAGAAAAAACCAGGGATAAAACCGGAAACAAACGCCGCAGGCTCCCTATAGCATAATATACTGGATGAATGGCCCGAAGTCAATAGGTCAAGAGTACGCCAACC
Coding sequences:
- a CDS encoding Gfo/Idh/MocA family oxidoreductase; this encodes METSQQPVRVALVGCGYWGPNLARNFYQIPDAELVACCDLNAQTLQKMAQLYPGARMTNDFGSVCADETVDAIAIATPARTHYALAKAALQSGKHVFVEKPLALSVQEASELVDLAEAKGRVLMVGHIFQYNPAVRYIKRLIDDGELGQIYYLYSTRVNLGRVQSDINALWSIAPHDVSILLYLLGSEPEWVSARGATYLTDGIEDVVFIDLGFPGEILAHVHVSWLDPSKVRRMTIVGSKQMVIYDDVADEGKVKLYEKGVYRKEEPGFGEFQYRVHTGAITIPKLDLVEPLRVECEHFIQCVRENRRPETDGENGLQVVRILEAAHASLKQNGQPHPVKRARAQA
- a CDS encoding LysM peptidoglycan-binding domain-containing protein, with the protein product MQVQRTYVFLSVLFLCIFIVSSGFGAWASPAQAASNPDTYIVRPGDTLYSIARRYHTSVERLQQLNHLPDPNLIRVGQKLIIPTSPGVPPAGGSSRAEFQVEGGNAPLAGRAPVASGACLYVVQKGDWLFKVARKFRVLPWDLMKANDLSVFSRLYVGQVLRIPKVPCPVGAMPAREGTRGAQEPTLRPTWAPPVLSEPREVRPTPTAVLRSPTPMLRTIPEIGMRSAPPAGVSPRVRILPTSTPTPAMRKYSW